From the genome of Saccharomyces kudriavzevii IFO 1802 strain IFO1802 genome assembly, chromosome: 16:
GATGACTAATAAAACTGATCCCGCCGGCCCAGAAAGTATGGAAGACTTAGACACtgaagaggatgatgaggaagatgatgaggaatTTTATACACCAGCAACATCTGAACTTATTTTCATGAGAAAGTCGTTGGTGAAGTATTCGCTAGACAGATCTCAAAAAAGGTTACAAATAGAGATGCAAAAACACCAAAATTTTAACGCGAGGCAAGAACTGCTTAGTCGACGTGCAGAACTAAAGCGCATGTCAAATTTAGAGCTTGCTGGTTCTCAGTTAATATCTACGAGGCCTCTATCAGCAGTTTCTTTATCACCAGATGATATGACTGTCGCAACAGGAAGTTGGGCAGGTGATATTCGAGTATTAAATTCTCAAACACTGCAGCCGTTAGCACAGAAGCTGGATCCTCACAAAGGGAAAATCGGGGCCGTTCAATGGCACCCTGAATCAAACAATCAAATAATTTCATGCGCAGAAGACGGAcatatcaaaaacttcCAATACTCAAAAGAGGAAGGTGAAATAAAACTATTGGGAGATCTTGTAGGTCACGAAAGGCGTGTTTCCGATGTGAAATACCACCCTAGTGGTAAACTTATAGGTAGTGCCTCTCACGATATGACTTGGAGACTTTGGGATGCATCCACATATCAAGAACTGTTACTGCAAGAAGGCCATACTGAGGGCGTATTTAGTCTGTCTTTCCAATGCGATGGATCTCTTGTTTGCAGCGGCGGAATGGACACCTTATCGATGATATGGGACATTCGATCCGGAAATAAGGTCATGACCCTAACGGGTCATTCGAAGCCTGTCTACACGGTAGCTTGGTCAACAAATGGATATCAAGTTGCAACTGGTGGCGGTGATGGATTGATTAATGTTTGGGACATCAGGCAACGGGATGGGGGCCAAGTAAGCCAAATACTGGCGCACCGTAACATCGTTACCCAAGTACAGTTCTCAAAGGGCGATGgcggaaaaaaattagtgTCTAGTGGTTATGATAATTTAATCAATGTATATAGTAGTGATACCTGGTTGAAAGTGGCAAGTTTGGAAGGTCATACTGATAAAATCATAAGTTTGGACGTTTCAAACGATTCTCAATTTCTAGTGAGCGGCGGCTGGGATAGATCTATCAAACTTTGGAATTGATTATGTTTAGATGCTTATTAAGTACCTCAAACTTAACTTTTCTACCAATAAGGTACTCTTtacttatttatatattacctggttttttggtttttaattttttttttgtatttccATTTTGGGTACGTACTCGTGGTATTGTTGAGTTTTCCAGATTCTCCATTGTCTTGGACAGTTGTTCTAGTAGCTCTTCTTTAATATCATTTTCTAGGTTAATTTCCTCCTTCAAAAAACCAATTTTCTCATTTAGTTCCTTTTTAGAGGCCTCAGAGGCCTCTAATTTCAGTTTCAGTTCATTTTCtaattctcttcttctgtcACCAAGTTTACGTGTCTCCTCCTCATTTTCTCTTATAGCATCAGCGgctcttttgatttcttgttccatgtattttttttcggtattttttgatttcgttattctttcttccttttcgaTCTCGTCCTGCGTATTGATAGTTCTGATAAATGCATCCTTTAACTTAGAAGATCTTTCGCCTTGAGCCACTAGAGCTTCTTTCAAGATTccaatttcattttccaacgtttcaatttgaaaaaattttgaattgttttcaacttctAGTTCGTGCGACTTGTTTAAATTATCATTATGTGTTCTTAATTCAGTATCATACTCtttgacaattttttcatcttcatttgaGAAGAATTGTAAATGTTCATTTTGCAAATCATTTAAGCATGAGTAATCATTCAGCTCTTGATTTTGCAAGCAAATATCCATATAAACTTCCCCCATCGATTGAATAAGTTTATGAGTAATAATTCCACTTGACAAATGATAATTTACATTGGAGGAGTTGTCAGCAGTAGTAATACCTGTTAGTTGTGTCATGTCTTGTTTTAAGGGATTTGTGTAataatcatttttcaacctTTTGGTGGAATAGAAACTTGGAGTATCATTATCCTCAGTTCCGATAATAGTAGAAGAAGATGTTTTATTAGCCCCATGCCGCCCTCTCTTCTTGGAACAGTTCGCAAAAGCCTCTTCTAGTTGGTCATCTgactttttgaaatgaacTTCCGTTAACAGAGACCTTTCTACATCCATGGAGGTATATCGCTTTAACGGGTAAATATCTGGTAAGGGCCACGGTACAGTTGGATTTTCTAGCCACTCTACTAAATAGTGTAATTTTTGTGAATAAATAGGCCTCAGATCTGGAGGGAGTGTGCCCAAACGATCCCTCAAAATCACCATAGCTGCAGTGACACTCTCCAAATATTCTCTACTACtcttatcaaattttttactAAAGAATAACGTACAATGATCAATCGAATTGATCGCCACCAGCCTAACAATTGGGGCATATCTTTCAAAACCTCTCTTCTCCCTTTTATATTGCAACAAATATTGTGTATCTTTATGGCTTGTATCCACTGTAGTATCTAAGCAGATTAGCATGTCGAATCGAGCCTTCGATTTTATCGGATATTGTGCCAAATTCAACCCTTCAGAGGAGAATAAATGAACCGTACACGAGAAATCATTggatttttgttttgactTGATAGAATGACCATCATATCTTTTAATATGTACTTTATTTCCCAAAAGTAAGGCCTCTAGCAAATCCATTGTTCTTCCCGGCCTACAAACAATGGCCGTTTCAgtttcatattcttgaacAAGGTTTATAAGGTCTCTTAAAACACTAAACTTCCCACTGTTCTCCGCCAAATGAGCAGGAACATCTCTAGTTATTAACGATTTAGGCATGTAATGATCTATTAGCAGATATGGATGAGTTGCTACTAATGAACCGTTTAAACACATAGTCCTCATAGACTCGAGAATAACATCTTCCTTGTAATAAGatgtttcaaaatatcTCAAAATATCAGAATAGTGCAATGACACTATCTGATCTGTGAGTTCCTTTTGGTAAAGTGACATTGTTGTCGGCAGCCAATAATCGCCGGATGTGTTGCCGGAGATTCCCAGGGTAGTAGCATCAATAATTGTAGGTATTGGCTTTGTATCTAGAATACGCAGTAAATCCATGCTGACAGCAATTAGTCTGTGTCTCTGACTctccttttttgttctaaTTAAAGTGTTATTTCCTCTATTGTCTTCAATTGTAACTTTGGAAAATCGCGGTATTATGAATACCAAAACAGTAACTGCtattttttctgaattatcagataaaacaaaaagagagTGAATATGGTAAACTAGACCAGCAACTATAGCCATGAAAAGTATGACTGAAGGAAAATTAAGTGAAGATGAGATTGCGTTGTACGATAGACAAATTCGTCTTTGGGGAATGGCAGCACAAGCCAATATGAGATCAGCAAAGGTTTTGCTTATCAATCTTGGAGCCATTGGCTCTGAGATCGCCAAGAGCATTGTACTTAGTGGTATAGGACATTTAACAATATTGGATGCACACAAAGTGACGGAAGAAGACTTGGGctctcaatttttcattggcTCTAAAGATGTTGGCCAGTGGAAAATCGATGCTGCGAAGGAAAGAGTTCAAGACTTAAACTCTCGTGTAGAGCTCAAATTTGATAAGCAGTTCTTCCAAGAGAAAGATGAAAAGTTTTTCCAACATTTTGATTTAGTCGTGGCAACGGAAATGAAGGCTGATGATGCAGTCAAACTCAATGAGTTGACCCGAAAGTTGAATATTCCGTTGTATGTTGCTGGTTCTAATGGATTATTTGCttatattttcattgatttgATTGAATTTATTTCGGAGGATGAAAAGTTACAAAGTATAAGGCCTACTGTCGTTGGTCCCATTTCAAATAATCGAAGTATCATTGAAATTACCACTAGaaaagacgaagaagatggaaaaaaaacctacGAACGCATTAAGATCAAAAATTGCTACACGTCATTGAAAGAAGTGCTAAAGGGAGCAACATTAAACGAAAAACTGACAAGAAGGCAATTGAAACGGGTCACCAGCATCTTACCATTAACATTGTCTTTATTACAACACGAACTGAAGCAGAAGAGCAAAACTATAAACGTCgaacaaatgaaaatggatGCGGCTGTATGGTGTAAACAACTAGGTATTCCGACGTCAGTTTTGACTGACGAATATACACAACAATTCATAAAGCAAAGAGGCATTGAATTTGCCCCTGTAGCGGCTATTATAGGGGGCGCCGTTGCTCAAGATGTCATAAATATCCTAGGTAAAAGATTGTCTCCATTAAGCAActtcattgtttttgaCGGTATTACTTTAGATATGCcactttttgaattctaAATACACGTATGTATCAACTATACGGCAGTAtcagccaaaaaaaaagaataactGAAGACGGTAAAGCATTATAGTcatatataataataataatggtaaaaaaaaagttggaaAGAAATTAGATACAGATACTCGTAGTAAAAAGGACACacagaacaaaaaagaggaGACAACAAATCATGTATTTTTACATCCTTTTCGTTCGGGTCCAAAGTAAGATTCTTTTGTGCGCAGTGGACAGACAAATCTTCTTGTACTATACAAAAAGTCCAACAAcggtcaaagaaaacaaaagaaagccACCGTTTCTATGCTTGACCAGAGACAGCAACTTGTTGTAAGTGAGTCatgaaattttgtaaaGAGACGTCATCAGTCAAGACAATTGTGGACCCACCGCGGGCCATATCTTGATAGTTATCGGATGGATTCAATTTAGATAGTAAAAATCTTGCTTGAGAACCACCAGCCTCGGTGTCAATGAACCTTGGTAGTGGAAATCTATCTATTAATAATTCTGCAGCTTCTAGTTTTGGCTCTTCTAGAAGGGCTTTGAAATCAGCGTATTGTGGATCGTCTTGGTAGCCAGCCTTTCTCCATTGGGCGATTTGCTCACCGTGGTATATtaagatgaaaaagaaagtatcCAATAATAGTATGGTGTTTGGTTTGACAGAGATAGAATCTAACAAGACAGGTTGTGGGTCGTCTTCCATCGAGAAAGAGGTTAAAGTTGGTTGAATCATGATTAAAGAATTAGTGGTATCCTCTCTTGTGAAAATATGTCTATAAAATGCAGTTTCATCCGGAGAATTATTAAAGACACTTAAGAATTGGGATCTTCTCAAATAGTAGGTGAATTGAGGATATAGCGAAAAATTTGGAGCCAATCTGAAGGACTGAGGGTCGTCTTTGTTGTAGTCTGCATACTTTTGACATAGTTTAATCAAAGTTCTGTCCAGCCATCTGATAACGTCAGCGCCATCATCGGTTTCAGCCTTGTGGACAGCAATACGTGCCATTAAAACAGCAGCCGCTTCTTGATCAAAGGAAGCTGCAATGGCTGGAGTACCGAAGGGTAAGAGTTGGTTTGCCACGGTGGTGACCCTAACACGGTTAGTACCAGAGGAGTGTTGATAAGTGGTAATGAATTGAGTGTATGCTAAATGAGGTCTGTCTGCTGAGCCCGGAGCAGACATTATTGGGTTAGAGTTAGCCGCGGTGTTGgcaatttcaaagaaaactgcATACGAATGATAGGGCGACAAAGAAGCCATTTTCCAAGTGGATGTGGCACCGATACCGATTTCAGCCTCACTGATGTTGTTGGCATCTGTTTTCTTGACAGCGGAGGCATGGCCAATCAAACCTTGGACTTTCAGGTCTTTACTTGTCTTGATTGCCAGATTACCGTTGAAGGCCATCTTCAAATacccttcttcatccttgGCGAACAGTCTCAGGTAGGATTGCTTAAAGATCGCAGTGGAGAAGGAATCGGTCAACAATAACACACCACCGGTGGAATCTGTCAACTGCTTCATTTCGGACATACCGATTTGATCGTAACAGCCGGCAAAGATATCGACAGTGTGGCCGTTGGTAGCGACCCTTTGAGCGATCTGATTATAGAACTTGCAGGCCTTCTTGTAATGTTGTGAGTGGTCTGAGTCGATATCGTGGTGGGATCTCAAGGGATCTTTCAATTCTGAATTGACAATCAAACCTGGGGCAACGGTGCCTGGACCGGCGGCGAAGAGGATTATTCTTGCGGGGATGTTTTTATAGCAGCCTTGTAGAAGCAAAGACGCGATGTTCAAAGCAGACCCTGTGGCTCTCAACGGTCTGTGACCTGCGGGGACGGACCACTGATCCGGAGACATGTTTTCGAGCAGCTGATTCAACTTGAACTCGACCTGTTCCAAGGGCAGGAAAAACCTGTTCAAGGAAAAGGGCGTGATCTTGTTCATGCTGTTCGGTAGATGAGATGGGGCACCGCCCGGGCCTGTTGGCTTTTGGCCCGTCAACATCTCGGTCAACGCCTCGAGCTGGTACTCTCTGTCGCCTCTGAACACGTTGCACCTGTCAATGGTTTCGCTGGACAGATCGTGCAATTGCACGACGTTCCCGTACGTGATCAACCCAATGAGGGCGTTGGGAGGCAATAGAGACAACGACGTGATGATAGACTCCTTCAGCGAGTCGAGATTCTCCGTCTCGGAAGTCAAATCCacaacgaagaagaagatggggGGAACGGTGACGGACTTGTTGGTGATGTACTCAATCGTGGTGGACTGCAACTCTAGCGGCATGTTCTCCTGCGACAGATTGGTGTACTGCGGAGGCAAATGGTTCCTGGAATTACAGATGGGACAACTCCAGGACGAGTTGCGCGGATCAATCACACAGTATGGGTTCAGAATCGACTTACAGTGCGGGCCCGAGCACACGACGGGGTTATATGGAGCAACGTTCAATTCATCGTACTCCTTCAAGGGAGTATACAAGCAGCCGACGGGGACAACATTGCTGTTGGCGTCGCTTCTGGTGGAGGGAAACACGTTCCAGGTGAAACGGACCCCGTTGATGTCTTCATTAGTCTCGAAGTCCATGGctagaaaagaaggagagGGAGGAAAGCGGCTGAACAGATAAGTGCTGACTTCAAGTGATTGTATGTCCTGCTGGAACCCGTGGCAAGATCACAACAAgtgtcttcttttttttctttccaaacgtgtttttcttttattcttgcTGGAACTTTCCTCCTTTGGAACAAACGAGAGGGCGCCAGGCAGGCCGTCGCGAGTGACAAAGCGGCCGATTTGGCAATAGTATCACGGTGATAAAGGAAGAACAGAACAGTCTAGGCTTGCCTTGGACAATAAGCAAGCTGCGTTCATACTAGCTGCTACGTACGTCTGTTCGCAGTGTGCAGTGTGGCCACGCTCACATATTAGCGAGAAACTAAAATAGCAGACCAGCTGTCCAATCCGGGTAACGGCCTTCTCTCTCGCCTGTTTTCTTACTAACGCATATGGAAAAACAAGAGATGGCATTAATATAACCAACAGCAGTCACGAGCAATGGGCACCACAGCATAGCATAGCATAGCATACAACGACGATACGATGAGCGAGGCCAGTGATAGCAATGCGATGCAGCCGGTAAACCCAAAGCCGTTCCTCAAGGGCTTGGTCAACCACCGCGTGGGCGTCAAGCTCAAGTTCAACAACACGGAATACAGGGGCACGCTCGTGTCCACAGACAACTACTTCAACCTGCAACTGGACGAAGCAGAGGAGTTCGTCGGGGGCGTCTCGCACGGCATCCTGGGCGAGATATTCATCCGCTGCAATAACGTGCTCTACGTCAGGCAGCTGCCGAACTGAGACGATCGCTGCCGCTCCTTCTTTACATATCAATCAATATACACAACCCCACTGTAATACTATATCCTTCTATACAACACTCGCACCGCGTATTGGTTCCTCTTTCtattatctttttctttcttctggGATTTCCTCGCGTGATAGCGtaagaaaataaaggaTTTCCAgtatttaaaaaaaaaattttcagttaTTCTTACGTGTTCCTAACTATGCATGAACAGCTAGTACCGCAGCGCTACTACACCAATCACACACACAATGAGCATCGAGTACTCTGTTATCGTCCCCGCCTACCGCGAAAGATTGAACATCAAGCCCTTGACCACCAGACTCTTCGCCGGCCTAGGCCCTGAAATGGCCAAGAGAACCGAGTTGATCTTCGTCGACGACAACTCCCAGGATGGCTCCGTCGAGGAGGTTGACGCCCTGGCGCACCAGGGCTTCAACGTCCGCATCATCGTCAGAACCAGCGAGCGCGGTCTGTCATCCGCCGTGCTCAGGGGTTTCTACGAGGCCAAGGGCCAGTACCTGGTATGCATGGACGCGGACCTGCAACACCCTCCAGAAAGCGTGCCCAAGCTGTTCGAGTCTCTGCACGACCACGCCTTCACCCTGGGCACCAGATACGCCCCGGGCGTCGGCATTGACAAGGACTGGCCAATGTACAGACGCGTCATCTCCTCCACCGCCAGAATGATGGCCAGACCTTTGACCGTGGCCTCCGACCCCATGAGTGGGTTCTTCGGTCTGCAAAAGAAGTACCTCGAGAACTGCAACCCCAAGGACATCAACTCCCAAGGTTTCAAGATCGCCCTCGAGCTGCTCGCCAAGCTACCCCTACCAAGAGACCCCAGAGCGGCCATCGGCGAGGTGCCCTTTACTTTCGGTGTGAGAACGGAAGGTGAGTCCAAGCTGTCGGGTAAAGTCATTATCCAATACCTGCAACAACTTAAGGAATTGTACGTCTTCAAGTTTGGCGCCAACAACCTTGTTCTGTTCATCACCTTCTGGTCCATTCTGTTCTTCTACGTTTGCTACCAGCTATACCATTTGGTCTTTTAAAGCAGATGAGTGGTAACGAAAAATATGTCTCTTATATGTCTTCTTACGtacttctttctttctttctttctataTTAcatctttttatttttttgctagACCATCATTATCGACGTATCGTTTGACCTAGGGCAAAGAGGTGCATTTGACTAGGGCATGACTCATTTTTCACTCACCCCGCAAATAACCGCCCTTCCAGCCCTGCAGCACCGACTCCCCACGCGGCGCTACCAAAAGCGCTTTAAgttttggttttcttttttgttacAGCAACCCAACCCCTTGAAATGGCCCAATTTCTTCTCGAGATTTTGCTCCCTTAATCTTTCTTCACCCCCCCGGTTTTCTCttgattatatatattaagTTCACACATTATACCTCATTCAAATCATGGTCGTACTCTTCTGTGACCTCAAGCCAACCCGACACTTACAATTGTCTTCAGCAGCCATCGCTCCATGAATAGATCTTTACTGCTACGTTTGTCCGACACCGGTGAGCCCGTCACAAGCTGCTCTTATGGCAAAGGTGTTTTGACGCTACCCCCCATACCACTCCCCAAGGACGCCCCGAAGGACCAACCGCTATACACGGTCAAACTATTGGTATCTGCTGGCTCTCCCGTCGCTAGGGATGGGCTGGTATGGACCAATTGTCCACCAGATCACAAAACACCCTTCAAGAGGGacaaattttacaaaaaagtCATCCGTTCCAGTTTCCATGAGGA
Proteins encoded in this window:
- the SMX3 gene encoding mRNA splicing protein SMX3 (similar to Saccharomyces cerevisiae SMX3 (YPR182W); ancestral locus Anc_7.539), which gives rise to MSEASDSNAMQPVNPKPFLKGLVNHRVGVKLKFNNTEYRGTLVSTDNYFNLQLDEAEEFVGGVSHGILGEIFIRCNNVLYVRQLPN
- the AOS1 gene encoding E1 ubiquitin-activating protein AOS1 (similar to Saccharomyces cerevisiae AOS1 (YPR180W); ancestral locus Anc_7.536) → MKSMTEGKLSEDEIALYDRQIRLWGMAAQANMRSAKVLLINLGAIGSEIAKSIVLSGIGHLTILDAHKVTEEDLGSQFFIGSKDVGQWKIDAAKERVQDLNSRVELKFDKQFFQEKDEKFFQHFDLVVATEMKADDAVKLNELTRKLNIPLYVAGSNGLFAYIFIDLIEFISEDEKLQSIRPTVVGPISNNRSIIEITTRKDEEDGKKTYERIKIKNCYTSLKEVLKGATLNEKLTRRQLKRVTSILPLTLSLLQHELKQKSKTINVEQMKMDAAVWCKQLGIPTSVLTDEYTQQFIKQRGIEFAPVAAIIGGAVAQDVINILGKRLSPLSNFIVFDGITLDMPLFEF
- the PRP4 gene encoding U4/U6-U5 snRNP complex subunit PRP4 (similar to Saccharomyces cerevisiae PRP4 (YPR178W); ancestral locus Anc_7.534), producing MGKGISLENLPVDLQHKGVTQDESTADKLSQLPYERLQAILDKVPEEDLEVKKLLLLLKKPEVVENEDVQQRRIRLAEVLMTNKTDPAGPESMEDLDTEEDDEEDDEEFYTPATSELIFMRKSLVKYSLDRSQKRLQIEMQKHQNFNARQELLSRRAELKRMSNLELAGSQLISTRPLSAVSLSPDDMTVATGSWAGDIRVLNSQTLQPLAQKLDPHKGKIGAVQWHPESNNQIISCAEDGHIKNFQYSKEEGEIKLLGDLVGHERRVSDVKYHPSGKLIGSASHDMTWRLWDASTYQELLLQEGHTEGVFSLSFQCDGSLVCSGGMDTLSMIWDIRSGNKVMTLTGHSKPVYTVAWSTNGYQVATGGGDGLINVWDIRQRDGGQVSQILAHRNIVTQVQFSKGDGGKKLVSSGYDNLINVYSSDTWLKVASLEGHTDKIISLDVSNDSQFLVSGGWDRSIKLWN
- the HDA3 gene encoding Hda3p (similar to Saccharomyces cerevisiae HDA3 (YPR179C); ancestral locus Anc_7.535), whose product is MDLLRILDTKPIPTIIDATTLGISGNTSGDYWLPTTMSLYQKELTDQIVSLHYSDILRYFETSYYKEDVILESMRTMCLNGSLVATHPYLLIDHYMPKSLITRDVPAHLAENSGKFSVLRDLINLVQEYETETAIVCRPGRTMDLLEALLLGNKVHIKRYDGHSIKSKQKSNDFSCTVHLFSSEGLNLAQYPIKSKARFDMLICLDTTVDTSHKDTQYLLQYKREKRGFERYAPIVRLVAINSIDHCTLFFSKKFDKSSREYLESVTAAMVILRDRLGTLPPDLRPIYSQKLHYLVEWLENPTVPWPLPDIYPLKRYTSMDVERSLLTEVHFKKSDDQLEEAFANCSKKRGRHGANKTSSSTIIGTEDNDTPSFYSTKRLKNDYYTNPLKQDMTQLTGITTADNSSNVNYHLSSGIITHKLIQSMGEVYMDICLQNQELNDYSCLNDLQNEHLQFFSNEDEKIVKEYDTELRTHNDNLNKSHELEVENNSKFFQIETLENEIGILKEALVAQGERSSKLKDAFIRTINTQDEIEKEERITKSKNTEKKYMEQEIKRAADAIRENEEETRKLGDRRRELENELKLKLEASEASKKELNEKIGFLKEEINLENDIKEELLEQLSKTMENLENSTIPRVRTQNGNTKKKLKTKKPGNI
- the SEC23 gene encoding GTPase-activating protein SEC23 (similar to Saccharomyces cerevisiae SEC23 (YPR181C); ancestral locus Anc_7.537) — encoded protein: MDFETNEDINGVRFTWNVFPSTRSDANSNVVPVGCLYTPLKEYDELNVAPYNPVVCSGPHCKSILNPYCVIDPRNSSWSCPICNSRNHLPPQYTNLSQENMPLELQSTTIEYITNKSVTVPPIFFFVVDLTSETENLDSLKESIITSLSLLPPNALIGLITYGNVVQLHDLSSETIDRCNVFRGDREYQLEALTEMLTGQKPTGPGGAPSHLPNSMNKITPFSLNRFFLPLEQVEFKLNQLLENMSPDQWSVPAGHRPLRATGSALNIASLLLQGCYKNIPARIILFAAGPGTVAPGLIVNSELKDPLRSHHDIDSDHSQHYKKACKFYNQIAQRVATNGHTVDIFAGCYDQIGMSEMKQLTDSTGGVLLLTDSFSTAIFKQSYLRLFAKDEEGYLKMAFNGNLAIKTSKDLKVQGLIGHASAVKKTDANNISEAEIGIGATSTWKMASLSPYHSYAVFFEIANTAANSNPIMSAPGSADRPHLAYTQFITTYQHSSGTNRVRVTTVANQLLPFGTPAIAASFDQEAAAVLMARIAVHKAETDDGADVIRWLDRTLIKLCQKYADYNKDDPQSFRLAPNFSLYPQFTYYLRRSQFLSVFNNSPDETAFYRHIFTREDTTNSLIMIQPTLTSFSMEDDPQPVLLDSISVKPNTILLLDTFFFILIYHGEQIAQWRKAGYQDDPQYADFKALLEEPKLEAAELLIDRFPLPRFIDTEAGGSQARFLLSKLNPSDNYQDMARGGSTIVLTDDVSLQNFMTHLQQVAVSGQA
- the DPM1 gene encoding dolichyl-phosphate beta-D-mannosyltransferase (similar to Saccharomyces cerevisiae DPM1 (YPR183W); ancestral locus Anc_7.540); this translates as MSIEYSVIVPAYRERLNIKPLTTRLFAGLGPEMAKRTELIFVDDNSQDGSVEEVDALAHQGFNVRIIVRTSERGLSSAVLRGFYEAKGQYLVCMDADLQHPPESVPKLFESLHDHAFTLGTRYAPGVGIDKDWPMYRRVISSTARMMARPLTVASDPMSGFFGLQKKYLENCNPKDINSQGFKIALELLAKLPLPRDPRAAIGEVPFTFGVRTEGESKLSGKVIIQYLQQLKELYVFKFGANNLVLFITFWSILFFYVCYQLYHLVF